The genomic region actcttcgacagagtactgataaacttcgctccagttcggtctcggaggcatcctaagctttcatcgtcaataccgccGAAGAGCAACGCTCCTGGTTTGTAACCACAGGATATAACATAATCTCtcagctcttctttctcagccttagataactcttgaccaattatgttttgaaaattgaaatccttttcctccgaagtatctttggtgatctccttccttttccaggcactgtggccagggcctctttggcggcagcagcagcttcttccgcggccatattcagaagcattttatcaatatcagaaaatgtgctctccagatttgtatcttcgactgttgcagcttcggcagttgcagcttcggTGGGAGCAACTTCGGTagctgtagcaccttcggcagcaggtgttatTTTCGACGCTGAGGccggcggtggtgtttcttcaatggcttcGATTACAGTAATAATCCTCCGCCTTTTCGGTTCAGCAGACTTCTTCGCTGCCaagggctccttcttcttctgtaaaagcttcgtcagatgcggccctagtggacttagcttgataggtaaggattcagtcattacctttagaatttcttctacgTCAGCAGTAGAAcgtgttgaaggagtctcttcctcTATCTCAATTGTCTTTGGCTTCGGAGCCGCaaccttcctcttcttcggagcagccACCTTCAGCTCAGGgctggattttctctttttcagaatttcttcatcttcttttaccattctagcagcttgtctgcttAGAACGCTAacaatcctctttctcttttggCCTTCGGCACCTTTTTTCAATTGCTCATAGTCATGATATTCAAAATTCaatgcatccatcacccgattcaacctttgctttggtcgggtgccgaaggccacagtcatcagctgatcttcttttttagtgtaattacccaaaatttcgttgcacatggtttctatcatttctaaccattcttggcatggccctttaaactgtttctcaaacttgaaccgataaggcagtcgcacaagttctttcttctcctttgtcccctttagcttcggcatgttccaTTCACTCAGCGTCGGGAACACCTTATAGGCCAGATATTCTTGGACTAGATCTCTTGTGCTGATCTGTTCGGCTACCACCCGGAATTCTGCCATAGCTTCTTGGCACGGTGACCCCGTCGACATACGGCACAggggcctagtcaacccgaagcTTAAGCTCAGCGGGCTCAGTACAAGcgtcttgagcttctccctcttcttctcatcggctttaacataaaaccactcattttccaactggttggccacttggtgcgatagctaaccacCAGAGACTTCATTTCTTTGTGGTAagcgaagttgtaacaaccaaaattctcatgaagaccatcttctctggccttcgtctgataatgaagttcgTGCACTTGGCAAAAAGCTTCGGCATTCGGGTCCATTCCTTGACTTTGGAGTGCCCAGAtgtagacgctgagcctaacgatagcgtttggagtcagctgatgaagatagatttcgtaattttccaaaacttccccaatcatttcgttcaaaggaaatctcaatcctgctctgaagaaactcctgaaaactaccacctcatcattttccgGTGTCAGAGTGGTTTCTTCCCCGGCGAAGCAAATtagcttcttctcagcttcttcgaagtagcctagctttatcatcatgggcatgtcagCCTCAGAAAAagtagattttccaaagtccaagtggctgggtttggctggcatgagggtgttataatcttcatcttcttcatcaacaacatcttcttcgatgtcagcatattcagcttcggcagcagatgcaccttcgtcagcagctccctctgtcacaaccattcccgattgtttcatcacttcaaagatcggggcagtctctgtggcttcggcctcctctccgtcacgggtcactctagcagttgaacgaactctggccatcaggtgttgaattccttacagttcttacgaatgttgatgatttttatagttCTGACAaagctccctcttatgacgaagctagaTCAAAATGATGCTTTGCTTGAAAATGCGATgagaaaagcttcggctatggttaaatttttcagcagcacaacagtgcaatggcaatgaatgatgtggtaacttcacacctacccgtctgtttatatagtgctgtaggTGTGAAGGTGAATTGTCAAGTCACCCATACCCGCTCAATAGTCACCCGCACCCACTAAACGGTGGACCACGGTGCGCGAGAGATGAATcgccagatcgcgcgtacccgctacatggtggggccacctcgcgcttggattattttaatcgtttctcggcaacgagctcagggaaggtgtttttcggaccttcggcattccgaagccttggagaattttttcacggatcaagctcgttacgaaaaacgatctagcactgcgaaggggctactgttgagggtctgcttcgtagctgaaggtcctgtaagaagaaacaccttcggaagatcagcacagaaataacaccgaagctaccttccagggaacttcggcataacgacatacCTTAAGacaaagggttgcaccgacttaaagatgaaaagacagactgacccatgatagtttgtgtcatgattgtaatcgattgtaaagggtataaatgtaatttcacacaggctgcgccttgtgcctataaatagatgaacagtaccctcgtactgttcaggctgacttgtacttgcttgtGCATCATGCTTGTACttctaccttctgtcaagccgaaggtacaaatgtaattcaatattgtttctgtttttccatgataatataatgaagatgaatcaataatgttatatgattgttcatgttgtctcttatatttcacatgCTTCTTCCTTTTAACATATaccgcaatgatgaaggtatgtccttcatgaccttcatctgaagatcattatatcctaaaggaaataatgcttcgaaggacgaagggaattaacctttaacattttgtgttgccttgttcttaattcatagcatttgagaacaagtccccaacaaaaacACAAttgaattcataaaatattctagtgtCGAACAAAAATTACAAATAAGTCACCAAGACTAATAAACGTTATATAAGAAGAAAATATCAAGTCTCCACATGAAAATTATAAAGTGAAATATTGATTatattgaaacttggatacttagagtgattttaTGTGTAACTAACACAACAAGTGGTAGAAACACTATCATCTTATGTATTTTATAGTCCAAATATTGAGGATTATATGTGGACATATACTGCGCCTCCGTAAAATTTCATTAATTTTTGACACTAATTGTGTAATATTAATTTCTTTTTATAGAAAACAATCAAAATGAAATGAAATTCATAAAATACCATAGTGTCAacaaaaaatttcaaataagttaccaagactAATAAACATTATATAAGAAAATGACCTcaagtccccacatgaaaatCATAAAGTgcggtattgattatgttgaaacttagaTACTTAGAggaatttcacgtgtaactcacacaATAAGTGGGAGTGAAGTGGAAGAAACGTTGGCATCTTATGAATTCTATGGACCAAATGTTTTTGAGGATTATATATGAACATATGTCGTGCCTTCGTAAAATCTTATGAACTTATGAGgattgtgtattattaatttctttctataAAAAATCATCAAAAAGCAACTGTATTCAAAAAATAATCTAGGGTTGACCAAAACTTGCAAATAAGCTACTAAGGTTAATAAACATTCTATGAGAAGATAACCTTAAATtctcacatgaaaatgataaagtgaagtattgattatgtttgaaacttggatactaagagtgatttcacgtgtaactcatgcaagaagtagaagtgaaatggaagaaacaaagacatcttGTAGAGTTTATGGTCCAAACATTTTTTTAGGATTCTATATGGACATATGTCGCACCTTCATAAATTTTATTAAATTTCACAAAATTTCTGAGGCTATTTGTGCATTATTTTCTGAAaaaaaaatcatcaaaatgcaattaaattcataaaatatttctAGCGTTGAccaaaaaattgcaaataagttaccaagactAACAATCATTCTAtaagaagataacctcaagtcTGATGCGTCATGATGCCctatcttcacgacgtaggatcaatcttcagataactagcttcgaagaagccaagataacttgttgcaagcagcgataactagtgtaacctgacaattaaaactcgaagccaaccactgtCTTTAACCGGCAACCTGAATCGATGATTCACTCAACCACACTTTCAAAGAACCagccaacacagcctacaatcaatcgaggagacctcgaagggagtaggagcaccactcgggagcggatgaagcccccgcttctgcaatcccgcgaaggaattcacaagagcaaaggggtagagatcactatcaatatttgttagcacacagctgaacaaaaagggttctgtttttagattatccaaagctgccttacatcatagacatagggggtatttatagcaaCAACCAACCTTagagaggtataaacacgaaaagaaagtattttaacgtgctaatgtgaaggggcCTCTTCGAGAGATCTACAGAGCTGAAtttcgtgtggctgtttgacttctgcgtagccttcagtattttgataataacttctcttaggaatctccaaatgacgtggggctagatgcgttggaaagctgacttgataagatttctcaccatgtatagcgtgcttaatgaaacttcatagaatgatgcagtttaatacgaaaacttggtcattaaACAGATTGTTGACCTTCTGAtaagtcagcactaaagtaggtcgttcgcctttctggtagatttgattaagtcgtccttataagcattggaaactagacttcaagagctttctaaaaagtacttatgggccttcatagcttttgggaatcaaaagatatgactgcttctggacggttctgttgcgctggactgactcgaacATAACTCTTCTTTCTGATTCGCCCtttatatgttttgtccttcctctttagtGTACCTAAGTAATattaacatacacgacttaggtagcataaagttctcattagtgttaaatttaaattcataaagtagcgcgtacacctcttgttgtagcttcttagctcggctacgtgtaattggtccatcaaagacttgggctggtgatgatgttggttgtacttgagttgatgtagtatgacttgagggttgtaacatgttgcttaatggcgtaGTCGTATCAAAGTCCCTACATGAGAAATGATATAATGAAGTATTGTTtacgttgaaacttggatacttagagtgattttaCATGGAACTCATGCAACAAATGGAAGTTAAATGAAAGAAATGTTGGCATTTTATGGTTTTTATGTTCCAATATTTTTGAGGAATATATGTTGACATATGTTGCGCTTCcataaaatttcatgaatttATGAGACTAaatgtgtattattaatttctttcctacaaaaaatcatcaaaatacacatAGCTATCCAGAAATATATCGGGAATAAATATCTGGGAAGATATTCAGATATCCAAATATCAAGCATATTGTATTTATATCTAATATTCGAACCAAATATCTATATACGTATTCGTATCTGTTATCCGATAAAACGTCTGAATATCCAAAAAAAAATACATATTGCATCTGAACTTGTGTTCATCTTCTTCAAATCCGGATTCGGACGGATAATTTCTAAACCATTTTACATCTTTAGTCGGGTGCATCAATCATAAAGCAATCGAGGGGTGTGAGGTGATTACTCCCATGCTCGAGTCTATGCTAGAGGATTCCAACAACTCATCGATATACGATGAGGTCGTAAAATGGCCCTACCGTGCTAACTCCACCCATCCCAAACTCAACCACCCGTACCCTATTGAATTCTACACACCATCATGCTCCGCCGCCACGACGTGGACAGCTCGGTGCTCCTCCTGCCCCCCGCTGGCGCGCCCGGCGAACCACCGCGCCGTCCGCCGTGCGATGGGCAGCCACCGCCGATTCTCCTCCTCCGACAGCCGCTCCCTCGCCGCGGCGCGCAGCCGTGGCAGGCTCACGATCTCCGACATGGAGCGCACCCCGGACGATATCATCCTGGCCGCGGACGCCGACACGGCGGAGCCGCTGCTGCACTCGCCACCGAGTGGTGCGTCCACCACAACGACAGGCTCCAGCAGGCGCTTCCTCTCCTTGTTCTTGTTCGCCATCGTCGTCTCCTCCTGATCCTCTGCTGCTAGCTTGTGCTCCGGTGCCGCGCAATAAGGGGAATCTGGCGGGAACACGAAGCGGCCGCTGGACATGGAGCGAAGCATCTCCGTGTCGAGAGCGATGAGGTCCGCAGAGTTGAGCTCGCTCCACCGGCTCTTGAACACCACGTCGGACACGATGATGCGGTGCTTGTGCCTGTCCGGTCCGGGCACGCGCTCCACGAAGATGTCGAGGAGATCGCGGCCGCTCCCCGCCGCCTCAGCAGCAGCGCCGTCGTCGAAGCGTCCGGAAGACAGCGCGTGGTCGGCGTCGAGCTTGGCGTCGTCGGCGTCGACGTTGGACCGGCAGAGCGGGCAGGTGGCGCTGGACTGGAGCCAGCGGTCGACGCAGGCGAGGTGGAAGGCGTGGCGGCAGCGCGGCAGGAGGCGGAGGAGGTCGGCGTCGTCGAAGCGGGCGAGGCAGACGGAGCACTCCATCCCATGGCGCGCCCCGCGCAGGGTGGCGAACCGGAAGAAGGGCAGCGACTCGATGACCTGCTTGGGGAGTCCGACGCACACCGCTGCTGCAGCTGCGCCATTGTTGGAGGCGGGCTGTGGCGGagacgaggaggaggaggggtGGCAGAACTTGGCGTACATGAGGAGGAGGAAGGTGAGGGAGAAGATCATGGTGAAGATGCCGACCACGATTGCCACTCGGGGGCGGAAGGGCACCTTGATGCCCAGGCCCGCCGGTGTGTTGTTGTTATCCGACGGCGGAGAAGCAGACAGCTCCTCGTCATACGCTGCCACGGCGGCACAGACGAGGACCGCGAGGGGAGCGAGCTGGTGGCTTGGCAGCCGCAGCGCCATGGCCCTGGCCCTGGCCGACGACCTGAAGATTTTGTTTTTTTTTATGTCTGGGAGCGGAAGGAGACAGGACAGGAGACGGCGCCTCCTGCCTGCTCCGGCTCTTGTCGTCGTCTAGGGTAGGGTAGGGAGCGTCATCTTTACCTGCTACTTGACTTGGCAAACTCTGCTGTCGTCGACAACACCATTGTTGATCTTGTTAATGTTATACAGACACAACAAGACGAGTTGCATGAAATGAATAGAATAGACAGAGCAGAGCAGTTTTGGCTGAGACGAGTTGATGCTGACAGGACAGCTGCTAGCACAAGCATCCTGATCTGACGAAAAATCCAGCCAAGTCTCGAGTTCCGAATTTGAATATAGAATTCAACAAGGGTTGTtgtttttttttttctctctctctctgaaaCCCACGCGGCCACGCATCCCCGCCTCCTCCCTTATCTGCCCAAAGCAGATCAGATCTCGTCGTAGTCAGTCTCCCGTTGATAGACTGCTGGACCTCGATCCCCAGCCAAGCTCTAAATTCCCTATGCTGATGCAGGCCAACGGGAAATTCCTTCTCTTGCCTGGCCAGAGGACCgaatttttttgtattttagcccttaaacagaagtaaattcacgtttagacctaaaaaaattttaaatgcagttttggacccttagctcggcgccataggctgtggcgccgagctaacacagctcggcgccacagcctatggcgccgagctgtgacgtGGCCGCAACGGCTAGCTGCGTCCAGGGCTGACCTGGCTCTgacgtggcggcggcgcggcctcgtagctcggcgccacagatcttggcgccgagctacaaattcctataaaaacgcccgcgcggctggccgagagcagctcatttcatcccatttccaaacttcgtaaaaatttcctggattcaaagatttgatttggttcacttcgtagaccaaggtatgattTCCAACTGATTCCTTTTGTATATTAGGTTGTTAGTTTAATAAtttgtatacacctattatattatcatttcgattattagtttgtgtaaacttattataaagcataataggtacaagtgataattataatcgtttattagatgaaagacatgtaccgagaggcgttgtggcagaagagaggtcgtcctcgggagttatatccggacgtatctagtaaggatgctcctgttcctcctgaactccccgtgcctaactgtgactgtggcagactggcttgggtacatcaatcacaacatccagacacggctgctcgctgctactacctttgtggcactttggacgtacgtagcttatgacttgtcacttaattttgttcgcgttcattattttgtagatatgtaatagtgcatctttccattattttagggacatcagaggtgtttctttttccagtggatcgatggtcctgataaatttgaccctcgatatcttcttttcgttaattggttgagtggaaggaccagtcatgagcgttttaagcgttgggtacctcctcccccgaatcctccaccaatgacggatgcggagaaggaggtagcaacagaaagacggatggactcaccgcctcgatgcgattgtggagaccgtgctgtcatcgacgaagactatgacaagcagttctgttgtccgaacattgattatgtgagcccattgatatgctaaatgtatgaactagtttttatttacaataaattactaattttttctcttgcagccatacgggtggcgtaagtgtcgtttcagagagtggttgtatggtcctttgtcccattggccagagccagaggtaaaggaaaagagatacatggggtgggcggcagaagaggtcaaatttgatccagtactctgcaaatgtggtattgaagctaagtatggattagttccttcggagcttggtgttggatatttttgtggacatatggtcgattacgatgaggttggtattttttttgcaccagatgtaatgttatagcggtacttactatattttttgtaggagacgaggaaatgcagttgggagagttacgacgacaaaggagaggtgatgcgcacaatagagtcgaagagaataatgggacagaagatgcgttgtggatctcggctcgttgattcgtacattaacgatcgcatacgcgacatgcgtagggaagcaaaatctgccttttatgatagcccgaagcgtgcagagtataggaggttgaaggcggcagatgagaagagagcacaggatgcaagggaatgggaagcggctcaagccgagaaacagatgttggataatcttgctgatcgcctcaagggaagtaagtgagataaatgatattataattatgttagtacaatttatttatcctgactttgctaacttaattttctcattatatttgcagagattggaagcggcgtaaactatttggccgatgaggcgcatgcgagatatgttcaggataaaatggcaacggttgagctgatggaggaggaggacgacgacacatctagattgagtgagcttatcgccctcgcagaggcaggattacatgaagaagaggaggacgacatgtcaaggttgagtgagctcatagcactagctgaggctggattacgtgctcaagaggaagaggatgagtttatgtcacaggccgccgcagaggtagaggcagcttattacaagaagaagtctgatgaggctgaggctgaggatgagctattctcccaagctgcagatgaagcagaagccaattattacaaaagaactggtgacaagtgtgatgcaggacaatgcaacaagtggaatgaggttgttgttgaggattgcgcgacggatgactccgaagatgagttactcatagattgtgattcagactgaagaattgtagcctattatgtagtatttacgtatcaaaaataatttagaactctaaagatgcgttacttattgcttattatgttttttacagttcacaaaaaaaatttgcaagagttccccttgttttattaacaaccacagttcaaataatcacatattataagacatataagcatttcaacatataatacatcacaacataacatcgaatataaaaacatccacagaacatagttcttcatataatgtccacaaacaaagtccaaaatacaagTTCCCCAACACATTGTCCAaaacacataacatagttcatattacaacgtctccagcataagtccaaatcacacagtccatatcacaaaagtattcatttcctcctagtcttacccttgcccttggccccaagagcgtcggtgcctggagtgtaagggtctcgtggacgccttctacgtggtgtcagctgtgacggctgagttgtaggagcatcctgcaactgagacggtccaatctccacctgacctgcggcgccagcgccagcgccagcgtcgtcgtcgtcgtcgtcgtcgtcgtcgtcgtcgtcgtcctgggccacgttctcaaacgtgtcccgcgtcgatcgcgacgagctgagtcctgctgtagatggtccaactgcacaCATGGGAGGCAGAACGTCCTGCTGCATACGAGGCACaggcagctgcacgtcaacgcccgctagagaccggcatccacactgagccgctgctcgacgaagacgacgtgataccctctgtaatcgaaatgttagttaaagacatatgttacaccatacaaataaacaagttttctgttagacattgatactcactgatagtaacgatagcgtagtagtatctgaagttctctgtgagatacgctcaagttcaacaacagatacgagcatagagtttccctatcacaagttaagacattaggatgctcaaaactagacataaaacattgaattgaaatctctaattttagtaaagaaatagttaccactctatcaaggattggagcagcctcaatttgggacccgtgctgagcagctatgtcgaaagctgtgtcttcgtcgtctgacgattcttgctcggcgtagtctgctGCTGTCCACTGTCCCTTCAGCTTGCACCTAGTCACACCCGAATACCAAATCAAATACCTCCGGAAGTTGTAGTTTGTGTGCGCCTGGTCATTCTCATAGTTCAGATCCCCCTGCTGGTCCCATTCATCAATGTAATCACGATGGTGCGTCTCGAAGTCCGTGACCTTCTTCTGTCTCTGTCTGTCGAACCTGCAAAAGTTAGAACCATATATTAGCGACTAACTGATATTTCAATTATTAGTTAGAATAACAAGTGCATGTAGTAACTCACTTATGAAGTTGTATTGAAGTCGAGAATGGCTCCACCGGAAACTCCTGGCGCAATCCGAACTGTCGAGCAACTCTGTGGGGCAAGTGGTACTCAACAGCATAAAAACAGATGAGGGGACACCTCATGAGGTAGAGGTTCTCGTCTATTGAGCACATGCTGCTCAACTGTATGCTGGCGAAATATGGATCAAGAT from Zea mays cultivar B73 chromosome 6, Zm-B73-REFERENCE-NAM-5.0, whole genome shotgun sequence harbors:
- the LOC103630821 gene encoding E3 ubiquitin-protein ligase ATL42 produces the protein MALRLPSHQLAPLAVLVCAAVAAYDEELSASPPSDNNNTPAGLGIKVPFRPRVAIVVGIFTMIFSLTFLLLMYAKFCHPSSSSSPPQPASNNGAAAAAVCVGLPKQVIESLPFFRFATLRGARHGMECSVCLARFDDADLLRLLPRCRHAFHLACVDRWLQSSATCPLCRSNVDADDAKLDADHALSSGRFDDGAAAEAAGSGRDLLDIFVERVPGPDRHKHRIIVSDVVFKSRWSELNSADLIALDTEMLRSMSSGRFVFPPDSPYCAAPEHKLAAEDQEETTMANKNKERKRLLEPVVVVDAPLGGECSSGSAVSASAARMISSGVRSMSEIVSLPRLRAAARERLSEEENRRWLPIARRTARWFAGRASGGQEEHRAVHVVAAEHDGV